A region of the Nocardia asteroides genome:
CGCGTCACGCTCGATCGGTCCGATGGTGAACGGCATGTGCCGCATGCGCAGGCGCGGGTGGCCGCGCTCGTCGGAGTAGGTGCGCGGACCGCCCCAATACTGCTCGAGGAACATCCGCAGACGACGCTCCGCCGGGCCGAGATCCTCCTCCGGATAGAGCGGGCGCAATACCTCGTCGGCGGCCACCTCGCGATAGAACGTCGCGACGAGCCGCCGGAACGTCTCCGCCCCGCCGACCGCCTCGTAGAACGACGTCGCCGTTTGCTCGCCCGAAGTCATAAACCCTCTCGATTCACCGGATGCGCCGCTGTCCATTGTGCCCGCGCCAGGGCGACGCCGCCGCACTGCCCGTATGCTGCCGCTCAGCGGCTGGAACATCGCACCTCAACGGCACTTCAGCCACAGTTAACCGGACATTGTTGAAAATCACCGTGCAATGCCCGACATTCCATGGTCAACTGGGTGACAGTCTCTGCTTTGCAGATACCACATGATCCTGCCAATCATGAAATCGAGGTCGAGATGAAGCAGCGGCACAGCGCCCGGTCACACGAGGCGCGAGCGCACCGACAACTCCAGCCCGCCGACGTCCACAATCGTGGGTCGGGGGCTACTCCGCTGCACATCTTGTCCGAACATTATCCGGGTGGACATCGTGGCCATCACGACCACGGACCCCGCCCCACCGCCCCGCTCGTCGAGGGCACGAACTGGCTCAAAACCAGGGTGCTGCTGTTGAACGCCACCTACGAGCCGCTCACCGCTTTATCCGCACGCCGCGCGATCGTCCTGCTCATCTGCGACAAAGCCGACGCCGTCCACCACAACGACGAAGGGCCGATAGTGCACTCCGCCGAGACGTCGGTGGCCATTCCTTCGGTGATCCGCCTGCGCAGCTACGTCCACGTCCCGTACCGGGCCCGGGTCCCCATGACCCGCGCCGCCCTCATGCACCGGGATCGGTACCGCTGCGGTTATTGCGGCGGCAAGGCCGAGACCATCGACCACGTCATCCCGCGCAGCCGCGGCGGGGAGCATTCGTGGGAGAACTGCGTCGCCAGTTGCGCGCCGTGCAACCACCGCAAAGCCGACAAACTTCTCAGCGAGCTGGGCTGGACGCTCCGATCGCCTCTGGTCTCGCCGAAGGGCCCGCATTGGCGCCTGCTGTCCACCACCGCGGAACTCGACCCCGTCTGGTTGCAATATCTGGGCGAAGGCGCGGCCTGAGCGGATCAGGTGTACTCGACCACCAACGTCGCCCAGGTCCGGGGAGCCAGCGCCTCGAACACGTGCGGCTGATCGCCTGGGTAGGCGATGTAATCACCAGAATGTAGTTCGACGGGGGCCTCGACCGGTCCGACCAGCGCATGCCCCTGCGCGAGCAGCACGTGCTCGACGACACCGGCGATATGTGGCTCCGATCGGCGCGCATGCCCCGGCTCCGCGGTGATACGAAACAGGTCACGGCGGGAATTGGCCGGCCCGGCCGCCAGCAGGGTCGCTTGGTACTCCGACCGCTCGGCCGCGACCACCGGGCCCTCACCGGCCCGGATCACATGGACGCTCCGGCGCGGTGGATCGAGCAACCGGGAGAACGGCATATCCAGCGCGACGCACAATGCCCACAACGTTTCCAGGCTCGGGTTGCCGGTTCCCGATTCCAACTGCGACAGCGTCGATTTCGCGATGCCCGCCCGATGGGCGACCTCACTCAACGACAACCCGGCCCGGGTGCGCTCGCGGCGCAGCGCGGCGGCGATCACCGCCTGAGGTGTCGTCGTCGCGTCTTGCCGCGTCATTCTCGCTCCGTGTCTGCGTCCTGCACCTTGACTTACTCGACAGGAAACCAGATCGATGAGCCGCCTCGCTATGCGACCGCCTCTTGCGCCTTGCTCGTATCCGCGGTGGTCACCGAGAGGAGCCTCCGGAGCCGAACGGATTGACGAAGCCGCTCACCATGTTCACTATAAACAACATGCGTTCGATATGGCGAACACTCGATCGGGACACCTTGCTGGGCATCGCGGCGGTGTGCCTGGCCGTGGGCGTGATCGGGATCTCCTACGGCGCGACGGCGGTGAGCGCGGGCTTTCCGATCTGGCTACCGATTCTGCTCGGGTGCGTGGTGCTCGCCGGGAGTTCGGAGTTCCTGTTTCTGGGAATCGTCGCCGCAGGGGGTAGTCCGATAGCGGCGGTGCTGGCCGGCCTGCTGGTGAACGCCAGGCACGTGCCGTACGGATTGTCGGTTCCCGACGCGGTCGGCACGGGCTGGCGCCGGCCGCTCGGGGTGCATCTGATGAACGACGAGTCCGTCGCTCTGACCATCGCGCAACCCGATGCGAGTCGCAGGCGCGCGGCCTACTGGATCACCGGAGCCGGGATATTGCTGGCGTGGCCCGGTGGCGCGGCCATCGGAGCGCTGATCGGATCGGTGGTCACCGACACCTCGGCGCTCGGACTCGACGCGGTGTTTCCCGCGGTGCTGCTCGCGCTGGTCCTGCCCGCCCTGCGCGACCGGACCACCCTCGCGGCGGTGTGCGTTGGCACCGCGATCGCGCTGATAACCGCCCCCTTCCTGCCTACGGGACTGCCGGTCCTGCTCGCCCTGGCCGGACTGCTGGTGGCGGCGCGGGAGAAGCCGCGACCAGCGACCGCATCGGAAGCGGCATGATGCTGGCCGCCGGAATCGTCGCGCTCGCCGCGGGAACCTACGCGTTCCGGTGGGCGGGCCCCGCGCTGCGCGAGCGGGTGCGACTTCCGGCACGCGTGGTGCGGCTGTTGGAAATCGGCGCCGTGGTGCTGCTGGCCGCACTGGTGGCCGTGACCACCCTGCCGCTCGGTACCGCTGGTCTCGGATTCGCCGTGCCCGCAGGCGTTCTCGTCGGCGGCGCACTGGCGTGGCATCAACGCCCCATACTGGTGGTCATCCTGGCCGCCGCCGCGACGACCACGTTCCTTCGCCTGATCGGCATCTCTTGAGCGGCTCGAAAATCCAGCCCGCGCAACCGTTCCGTGCCGACAAAGGCGGCGCCGTCCCCTCCTGCCGACGGCGCCGCCTACCTCATCGATCGCTCCCGGGCATTGTTGTGCTACCGAAAATCGGTCTATGGCCCTTGCATCTTCCGGTGCTCGCGAAATCGGTTGTGCACACGCGTGATAGCGATGGCGTCCGGAGGGACGAGCCGCGTGCTCAGCCTGCGATCAAGGGGATTGCTCCACCCAGGCGGCGGGCCACCGAACCGTAGCGGGCGTCCAGGCGCAGCCATGTCCTCGTCGCGCGTACGCGCACGATCTCGGCGGGCGGGATGCGGCGCGGATCGGCCTTCTCCCCCGAGTGCGGGATGAAGTCCATCGCCGTGAGCGCGAAGACCACCCGCATCGGCACCTGCACCTGAGCGCCTGCGCCGGACACCGTCAGCACCGTCTGGTCGAGCAGCGAGGCGGGCGGACCGTGGTTGCTGCCGTGCTCCTTCGCCAGCTGCGCACCCTGCTCGGCGAGTTCGACCAAGGTACGGGCGGGCACGTCCTCGACGTGCGCGAAACCGTCCGTGGGCGGCAACGCGCCACGCCACGCGGAGTCCATCGGATATCCGAGGTCGATCGGACTGCCGCTCGCCATACCGGCCAGCACGAGATCGGCGCCGACCGTCACGTCGTCGACGCCGAGCTCGGCGATCACTGTGCGTCCCGCCAGCGCCTCGAAACCCGTCGCGACCCATGCGGAGACGTAATTCTCCCCGCGGCGGCGCAGGCGCACCACCACCGCCGGGTCCAGCCGCACGGCCCTGGTCAGGAACGTCGCGAGATTCTCCCGCTCCGCCGGATCCGGTACGTGCAGTACTCGTTGTTCCGTCATCACGGCTGCCCCGCCGTCAGCATTCGACGATCACCGATGCGCGGTCGCTCACTCCATCCACTCGGACAGGTAATCACGCTCGGCGTCGGTCAGCCTGCGCAATCGCTGCGCCCGCATGTCGAATGCCGCGATCTGCGTGGACGCGACCACCGCCGCGGGCGAATCGGGCTCGGCGCCCGCCGCCCGCACCTCGTAACCGATGGTGAAGTCGACCGCGCGCAACTGCTCGATCCACATGGCGATATCCAGCGGCGTGTCCTCGTGCCGCAGCTGGCCGCGGTAGCGGACGTGCAGGTCGGCGAGGACGCAGCCCTCACGCAACGGGGCGGTCGGGCGGCCGTCCTCGAACAGCCACGGGATCCGCGCCTCCTCCAGCAGCGTCACCATCCGGGCATGGTTG
Encoded here:
- a CDS encoding globin, which produces MTSGEQTATSFYEAVGGAETFRRLVATFYREVAADEVLRPLYPEEDLGPAERRLRMFLEQYWGGPRTYSDERGHPRLRMRHMPFTIGPIERDAWLRCMRIAVAEIEPETLDEEHRTALLDYLEMAANSLVNAPF
- a CDS encoding HNH endonuclease, with the protein product MKQRHSARSHEARAHRQLQPADVHNRGSGATPLHILSEHYPGGHRGHHDHGPRPTAPLVEGTNWLKTRVLLLNATYEPLTALSARRAIVLLICDKADAVHHNDEGPIVHSAETSVAIPSVIRLRSYVHVPYRARVPMTRAALMHRDRYRCGYCGGKAETIDHVIPRSRGGEHSWENCVASCAPCNHRKADKLLSELGWTLRSPLVSPKGPHWRLLSTTAELDPVWLQYLGEGAA
- a CDS encoding XRE family transcriptional regulator, whose translation is MTRQDATTTPQAVIAAALRRERTRAGLSLSEVAHRAGIAKSTLSQLESGTGNPSLETLWALCVALDMPFSRLLDPPRRSVHVIRAGEGPVVAAERSEYQATLLAAGPANSRRDLFRITAEPGHARRSEPHIAGVVEHVLLAQGHALVGPVEAPVELHSGDYIAYPGDQPHVFEALAPRTWATLVVEYT
- a CDS encoding AzlC family ABC transporter permease translates to MRSIWRTLDRDTLLGIAAVCLAVGVIGISYGATAVSAGFPIWLPILLGCVVLAGSSEFLFLGIVAAGGSPIAAVLAGLLVNARHVPYGLSVPDAVGTGWRRPLGVHLMNDESVALTIAQPDASRRRAAYWITGAGILLAWPGGAAIGALIGSVVTDTSALGLDAVFPAVLLALVLPALRDRTTLAAVCVGTAIALITAPFLPTGLPVLLALAGLLVAAREKPRPATASEAA
- a CDS encoding AzlD domain-containing protein, translating into MMLAAGIVALAAGTYAFRWAGPALRERVRLPARVVRLLEIGAVVLLAALVAVTTLPLGTAGLGFAVPAGVLVGGALAWHQRPILVVILAAAATTTFLRLIGIS
- a CDS encoding thioesterase family protein, with translation MDVFQHVNHARMVTLLEEARIPWLFEDGRPTAPLREGCVLADLHVRYRGQLRHEDTPLDIAMWIEQLRAVDFTIGYEVRAAGAEPDSPAAVVASTQIAAFDMRAQRLRRLTDAERDYLSEWME